The Marivirga salinae DNA window TCAGTATGCAGGACAAGACCATGCCGTTTGAAATGCAAATTCAAGCAGAAAAAGATGGTAGTATAAAAGCAGAAATTATAAATGGTGAAGAAGAAATAGTATTGGATGAAATCAAAAAAGCAAATGATTCTCTTCATATCCCTTTACACATTTTTGATATTACAATTGATGTAAAAATAGGTAATAATGTATTAGCAGGAACCTACACCAAACATTACGAGGAAGATTATGTGCTTCCCATTACTTTTCACAAAGGTGAAAACAGATTTAAAAGTAATTCAGAAAAAGAACCGTCTGATTTTTCAGGCAAATGGGAAGTAACTTTCATTGAACCAAAAGAGAAAGATACCACTGAAGCAGTGGGGATATTTGAGCAAAATGGAACAACTATAAAAGGAACATTTTTAACACCTTTAGGGGATTACCGTTATTTAGTAGGTATTGCTCAAGGAAATCAAATGAAATTAAGCACTTTCGATGGGAATCATGCCTTTCTTTTTGAAGCTGAATTGCAAAGCGACAATACCTTAAAAGGAGATTTTTATTCAGGAAAAGAGTGGTATGAAAGCTGGACAGCATTTCGAAATGAGAATGCAGAACTTCCAAACCCAGACTCTTTAACTTATCTTAAAAAGGGATATGATAACATCTATTTTAGCTTTCCGAATTTAGAAGGTGAAAAAGTAAGCTTGACGGATGAGAAATATCAAGACAAAGTGGTTATCGTTCAAATTTTTGGTACTTGGTGTCCTAATTGCATGGATGAAACCAAATTTCTA harbors:
- a CDS encoding TlpA disulfide reductase family protein: MKNLILLGLLVLLFACSPEKEKIDLSGKWIGEISMQDKTMPFEMQIQAEKDGSIKAEIINGEEEIVLDEIKKANDSLHIPLHIFDITIDVKIGNNVLAGTYTKHYEEDYVLPITFHKGENRFKSNSEKEPSDFSGKWEVTFIEPKEKDTTEAVGIFEQNGTTIKGTFLTPLGDYRYLVGIAQGNQMKLSTFDGNHAFLFEAELQSDNTLKGDFYSGKEWYESWTAFRNENAELPNPDSLTYLKKGYDNIYFSFPNLEGEKVSLTDEKYQDKVVIVQIFGTWCPNCMDETKFLTQWYDRNKDRGVEIIGLAYESKDDFDYAKSRVEKMIKKYDVKYDFLIAGTNDKEAASKTLPMLNRVISFPTMIILDKNGELVSIHTGFNGPGTGNYYDEFVKNFNSKMDSLLIE